One Roseimaritima multifibrata DNA window includes the following coding sequences:
- the cpaB gene encoding Flp pilus assembly protein CpaB: MRSKSLLLAVAGICGTIAAVGTSKWMHAQGGVEKQQTAEIFVTVQDIEIGEQFTAENVRLEAWPLDRIPEGSMQKLEQIEGKFTNQRLYAGEPLISRKISETAGNTRRDIPRDYSVVSLQTDPATSMATLIEPGDRVNVMGFFKKGEVIPQTMTQKVLTGIRVYAVDGRKTRTEGEAISTPARSVSLLIHKRDEEAWTYANELGRIRLSLSHPDEYDNRETSDGSDVAGQEFLKWIADYGKREAEISQPTAAVAPAAPAPENTEQALRMTKMSGGMMTVYEMQNGIWVVVQSSDADTETSPTTGLISPPAQANTMPGAGTGTGTGANTSTGPDDYSYLNGSGSPFFEEEPQPGNNQRPIRALNRVR, translated from the coding sequence ATGCGTAGCAAATCCCTTCTTCTCGCCGTCGCCGGCATCTGTGGCACCATTGCCGCAGTCGGCACCAGCAAGTGGATGCATGCCCAGGGTGGCGTTGAAAAGCAACAGACTGCCGAGATCTTTGTAACCGTTCAGGATATCGAGATCGGTGAGCAGTTCACTGCAGAGAACGTCCGCCTAGAAGCATGGCCGCTTGATCGTATCCCTGAAGGATCGATGCAAAAGCTTGAGCAGATCGAAGGTAAATTTACGAACCAACGATTGTATGCGGGCGAACCATTGATCAGTCGCAAGATCAGCGAAACCGCTGGTAACACTCGCCGCGATATTCCTCGCGACTATAGCGTGGTATCCCTGCAAACGGATCCCGCGACCAGCATGGCGACGCTGATCGAGCCAGGCGACCGCGTCAACGTGATGGGCTTCTTCAAAAAAGGAGAAGTCATCCCGCAAACGATGACACAAAAAGTACTGACGGGAATCCGCGTCTATGCGGTGGACGGCCGTAAAACGCGAACCGAAGGCGAAGCGATTAGCACGCCGGCTCGTTCGGTTTCACTGCTGATTCATAAACGAGACGAAGAGGCCTGGACGTACGCCAACGAACTCGGACGCATTCGCTTGTCCCTCAGTCATCCCGACGAGTATGACAATCGAGAAACCTCCGACGGCTCGGACGTCGCAGGACAAGAATTCCTGAAATGGATCGCCGATTACGGCAAGCGTGAGGCGGAGATCAGTCAACCGACTGCCGCCGTCGCACCAGCCGCTCCGGCTCCAGAAAACACCGAACAAGCCCTCCGGATGACCAAGATGTCGGGCGGGATGATGACGGTCTACGAAATGCAAAACGGTATTTGGGTGGTTGTTCAGTCTTCGGACGCCGACACGGAAACTTCCCCTACAACGGGATTGATTTCGCCTCCTGCCCAAGCCAATACAATGCCAGGTGCTGGCACTGGCACTGGCACCGGTGCCAATACCAGCACCGGCCCAGACGACTACAGTTACCTAAACGGTTCGGGTAGCCCATTTTTTGAAGAAGAACCGCAACCCGGAAACAATCAGCGCCCGATCCGAGCGCTTAACCGAGTCCGCTAA
- a CDS encoding A24 family peptidase: protein MEMILDSIAANWPIWLVSAVMIFAAVIDGLILKVPNWLTFPFILCGWAHGLLHAGLPGLGWSLAGTAVGLALLLVVRAIGGMGGGDVKLLAGLGAWVGVSTVWWAFVVTTFVGAIMAIVMIAMSGHWRKHYYMARQILHEWKTVRDPEKLFEIAKERKPTMTLLPYGIPMAIGSILYFAYAGMLI, encoded by the coding sequence ATGGAAATGATTCTGGATTCCATCGCCGCAAACTGGCCAATTTGGCTGGTTAGTGCCGTGATGATCTTTGCTGCGGTTATCGATGGCCTGATCCTGAAAGTCCCCAATTGGTTGACTTTCCCGTTCATCCTTTGCGGATGGGCCCATGGACTACTCCACGCAGGCCTTCCCGGACTGGGATGGAGCCTTGCAGGTACCGCTGTCGGTTTGGCGCTGTTGCTAGTCGTTCGTGCTATCGGTGGAATGGGCGGTGGCGACGTGAAACTACTTGCTGGGCTGGGAGCCTGGGTTGGTGTTTCGACCGTCTGGTGGGCATTCGTTGTCACCACGTTTGTGGGAGCCATCATGGCGATCGTAATGATTGCAATGAGCGGACATTGGCGGAAGCACTACTACATGGCTCGCCAAATTCTTCACGAATGGAAAACCGTTCGCGATCCAGAAAAACTATTCGAGATCGCTAAAGAGAGAAAACCAACCATGACTCTCCTTCCTTATGGGATCCCCATGGCCATCGGTTCGATCTTGTATTTCGCCTATGCCGGCATGCTGATCTAG
- a CDS encoding Flp family type IVb pilin, protein MKNFAEKVVNFLKDEDGPTAVEYAVMMALIIVVCLGSVGLIGTNANAKFDKIATELAK, encoded by the coding sequence ATGAAAAATTTTGCTGAAAAAGTTGTGAATTTCCTGAAGGACGAAGATGGTCCAACCGCAGTTGAGTACGCCGTCATGATGGCTTTGATCATCGTTGTCTGCTTGGGCAGCGTTGGCCTTATCGGTACCAATGCAAATGCGAAATTCGACAAAATTGCAACCGAACTGGCTAAATAG
- a CDS encoding dihydroorotate dehydrogenase has protein sequence MDLSVRLNRLNLPNPIMVASGTFGYAREMQQIVDCSRLGGILPKTITAEPRIGNAPWRTVEVSAGLLNSIGLDNDGVDVFLTQHLPYLAGVGAPIVVSVAGRSAEEYVRLAEQVGSQPGVAAIELNLSCPNVSGGVDFGTDAEACGKLVGAAVNACPVPVLAKLTPNVTRIVSIAQAAAENGADAVCLINTLLGMAIDWKKQRPLLGNVMGGLSGPAIKPVALRCVHQVRQACDVPIIGIGGIGNIDDVMEFLIAGASAVQIGTANYYDPTLSTRLIDELPGALQSLQATQVSDIVGSLKLG, from the coding sequence ATGGACTTGTCCGTTCGTCTGAACCGCCTGAATTTGCCCAATCCGATCATGGTCGCGTCGGGGACGTTTGGCTATGCTCGCGAAATGCAACAGATTGTTGACTGTTCAAGACTTGGGGGCATTCTGCCCAAAACGATCACCGCCGAACCGCGAATCGGTAACGCTCCTTGGCGAACCGTCGAAGTTTCCGCGGGGCTGCTGAATTCGATCGGCCTAGATAATGACGGCGTCGACGTCTTTCTTACTCAGCATCTTCCCTACCTAGCTGGGGTTGGCGCTCCTATTGTCGTGAGCGTCGCCGGCCGTTCCGCCGAAGAATACGTCCGCTTAGCGGAACAAGTGGGCAGCCAGCCGGGAGTCGCGGCGATCGAGCTGAATCTGTCCTGTCCCAACGTCTCGGGCGGAGTCGATTTTGGGACCGACGCTGAAGCCTGCGGAAAATTGGTCGGGGCCGCAGTGAACGCTTGCCCGGTTCCGGTTTTGGCAAAACTAACCCCCAACGTAACCCGCATCGTTTCCATCGCTCAAGCTGCCGCAGAAAACGGCGCCGACGCGGTCTGCCTGATCAATACCCTCCTAGGAATGGCGATCGACTGGAAAAAACAACGCCCTCTGCTGGGCAACGTCATGGGGGGATTGAGTGGGCCCGCGATCAAACCGGTCGCCCTTCGCTGTGTTCATCAAGTCCGACAAGCATGCGACGTCCCGATTATTGGGATCGGCGGAATCGGTAATATCGATGACGTGATGGAGTTCCTTATCGCCGGAGCATCCGCCGTCCAAATCGGCACCGCAAACTATTACGACCCCACGCTTTCGACTCGCTTGATCGACGAACTGCCGGGCGCCTTGCAATCGCTGCAGGCAACACAAGTTTCCGACATCGTCGGTTCGCTGAAGCTTGGCTAA
- a CDS encoding alpha-1,2-fucosyltransferase, whose translation MIVSHILGGLGNQMFQYAYGRWLADRWDVPHYLDLREFAGYGLHAYQLDYFPHRAVALPPELESRCPQHLHGARVRIAAKLPDWMRRGLCPVRERPFGFRPAYLKARPNSYLWGYWQSESFFPGHRETILQDFAFPESTLSPRTREVAQAIEKQPSVFLHVRRGDYVTDPQTKAIYLSMGRDYYRAALDDLLQRQPNLHAYLFTNDPEWCRKEFDVGIPLHIVDHNNAATCQEDLYLMSRCQYGVTANSSFSWWGAYLMTNPQRRVYAPAAWTATGRDDSHLPVADWQVLPVEGNAPAAVAG comes from the coding sequence ATGATAGTAAGCCACATCTTGGGCGGCCTGGGAAACCAGATGTTTCAGTACGCCTATGGACGCTGGCTGGCGGACCGCTGGGATGTTCCGCACTATTTGGATTTGCGTGAATTTGCCGGGTATGGGCTGCACGCTTACCAGTTGGACTATTTTCCGCATCGCGCGGTCGCGTTGCCGCCCGAATTGGAATCGCGTTGCCCGCAGCATTTGCATGGGGCGAGGGTTCGGATTGCGGCAAAGCTGCCCGACTGGATGCGGAGAGGGCTCTGTCCCGTCCGCGAACGCCCCTTTGGTTTTCGCCCAGCCTATTTGAAAGCTCGCCCGAACAGTTATTTGTGGGGATATTGGCAGAGTGAATCGTTTTTTCCGGGCCATCGGGAAACGATTTTGCAGGATTTTGCATTCCCTGAATCGACTTTAAGCCCTCGGACTCGGGAAGTTGCTCAGGCGATCGAGAAACAGCCCAGCGTCTTTTTGCATGTGCGTCGCGGTGACTACGTAACCGATCCGCAGACCAAAGCGATCTACCTTTCAATGGGACGCGATTATTACCGCGCCGCTTTAGACGATTTGTTGCAGCGCCAACCCAATTTGCATGCCTATCTGTTTACCAATGACCCCGAGTGGTGCCGGAAGGAGTTTGATGTAGGGATTCCGTTGCACATTGTGGATCACAACAACGCGGCGACCTGTCAGGAAGACCTGTATTTGATGTCACGATGTCAGTATGGAGTGACTGCCAATAGTAGCTTTAGCTGGTGGGGCGCCTACTTGATGACCAACCCGCAACGGCGAGTTTATGCACCGGCCGCTTGGACGGCGACAGGACGGGATGATTCCCACCTGCCGGTCGCCGACTGGCAGGTCTTGCCGGTCGAGGGGAATGCCCCTGCTGCGGTTGCTGGATAG
- the mutL gene encoding DNA mismatch repair endonuclease MutL: MPIIRQLPPNLVNQIAAGEVIERPASVVKELLENSVDAGAQRIELLIEKGGTERIRVSDDGCGMSAEQLPLAVTSHATSKLPDDESLFHVGTLGFRGEALASIASVSHMTIRSRPADAAEGAELRIRGGIIDPVAPCGCPTGTAIEIRNLFFNTPVRRRFLKTPQTERGHIVEAFTRLALANPRIHMVLTNGEKVVYDLPPTERWADRIEAFFGGEVSDSLISLESDDGQIRISGYACDPAVSRGNNRMQYLFLNGRFIRDRSLQHALGESYRGLLMSGRFPIAFLRMQIPPEMVDVNVHPCKLEVRFTDGGRIYSRVLQTLRHKFLSTDMTMRVGPGGPDSAGSDSNSHRQATSTGNALPASGSQTPLSGSGLSPLMPQSSVLGMPADVEASQRQSVIEWARTGAPSLPTSLSGPAAFKPFEGQAVPWQPAEEDAAAVDRQPVEFASSTSPQEEVQGLGVGSDGTQSDAVAGVANQRVDAPHPPRISHLGFQVHNRYLITQDEKGMVVVDQHALHERILYERIREKVLGEGIETQRLLVPEPVSLTPAEQTAALDAKEVLGKVGIDIEPFGGDTVLVQSYPAMLATLRPSEVLRQSLESLIAAGKDPEIRDLLDHLLHTIACKAAIKAGDRLAPEEITSLLEQRDHYQDTHHCPHGRPTALFFSRDELDRMFGRLGPRGRARSDG; the protein is encoded by the coding sequence ATGCCAATCATCCGCCAATTGCCGCCAAATCTTGTCAATCAAATCGCCGCTGGTGAAGTGATTGAGCGGCCCGCTTCTGTTGTTAAAGAATTGCTTGAAAACAGTGTCGATGCGGGGGCCCAGCGGATCGAATTGCTGATCGAAAAAGGGGGGACCGAGCGAATTCGCGTCAGCGACGATGGCTGCGGCATGTCCGCCGAACAGCTTCCCCTAGCGGTCACCAGCCATGCGACCAGCAAGTTGCCCGATGATGAATCGCTGTTCCATGTCGGCACCTTAGGTTTTCGTGGGGAGGCGTTGGCCTCGATCGCTTCGGTTTCTCACATGACCATTCGCAGCCGGCCGGCCGATGCTGCCGAAGGCGCGGAACTTCGGATTCGCGGCGGAATCATCGATCCGGTGGCTCCCTGCGGTTGCCCGACCGGCACGGCGATTGAAATTCGCAATCTGTTTTTCAACACCCCGGTCCGTCGCAGGTTCTTGAAGACGCCACAGACCGAACGAGGCCATATCGTCGAAGCCTTCACGCGACTGGCGCTGGCGAACCCGCGAATCCATATGGTTTTGACCAACGGCGAAAAGGTTGTCTATGACCTTCCGCCTACCGAGCGTTGGGCCGATCGGATCGAAGCCTTTTTCGGAGGCGAGGTTTCCGATTCGCTGATCTCGCTGGAAAGCGACGACGGGCAAATTAGGATCTCGGGTTATGCTTGCGACCCCGCGGTTAGCCGGGGGAATAATCGTATGCAGTACCTGTTCCTGAATGGTCGGTTCATTCGCGATCGCTCGCTGCAGCATGCGTTGGGAGAATCGTATCGAGGACTATTGATGTCGGGACGTTTTCCGATTGCGTTCCTCCGCATGCAGATCCCCCCCGAAATGGTCGACGTCAATGTCCACCCTTGCAAGCTAGAAGTCCGGTTCACCGACGGGGGACGAATCTATAGCCGCGTCTTGCAAACGCTGCGTCATAAATTTCTATCGACCGACATGACGATGCGAGTCGGTCCAGGCGGTCCTGATTCTGCTGGTTCCGATTCGAACAGCCATCGACAGGCTACTTCGACTGGAAATGCGTTGCCCGCAAGCGGTTCGCAGACCCCGTTATCGGGAAGTGGTTTGTCGCCGCTGATGCCGCAAAGCAGTGTGCTGGGGATGCCCGCCGATGTCGAAGCTTCGCAGCGGCAAAGCGTTATCGAATGGGCGCGGACCGGTGCCCCTTCCCTGCCCACCAGCCTTTCGGGCCCTGCAGCTTTTAAGCCCTTTGAGGGACAGGCCGTTCCCTGGCAACCAGCCGAAGAAGACGCCGCTGCGGTCGATAGGCAGCCGGTTGAATTCGCCTCCTCGACCAGCCCGCAAGAAGAGGTTCAAGGTTTGGGCGTAGGGAGCGACGGCACTCAATCAGATGCTGTCGCCGGAGTGGCGAACCAACGTGTCGATGCGCCTCATCCGCCACGGATCAGTCACCTCGGATTTCAAGTCCACAATCGGTACCTGATCACTCAGGATGAAAAAGGGATGGTGGTCGTTGATCAGCATGCGTTGCATGAACGAATCTTGTATGAGCGAATCCGCGAAAAGGTTCTTGGGGAAGGGATTGAAACCCAGCGGTTGTTGGTGCCGGAACCTGTTTCTTTGACTCCTGCCGAGCAAACCGCTGCCCTGGATGCGAAAGAGGTCTTGGGGAAAGTCGGGATCGATATCGAACCGTTTGGCGGAGATACCGTTCTCGTGCAATCGTATCCCGCAATGCTCGCGACGCTTCGTCCCAGTGAGGTGTTACGGCAATCGCTGGAGTCCCTTATCGCGGCTGGCAAGGACCCTGAAATTCGAGATTTACTGGATCACTTGTTGCACACGATCGCTTGCAAAGCAGCGATTAAGGCAGGCGACCGACTGGCTCCAGAAGAGATTACCAGCCTGCTCGAACAACGTGATCACTACCAAGATACGCACCACTGTCCTCACGGTCGTCCGACCGCGCTGTTCTTCAGTCGAGACGAACTGGACCGGATGTTCGGACGCTTGGGGCCACGTGGCCGAGCAAGATCCGATGGCTAA
- a CDS encoding glutamine synthetase beta-grasp domain-containing protein: MTKSKLEYIWLDGYQPTQTLRSKTKVVDDFSGKVEDAEVWSFDGSSTQQAAGSSSDCLLKPVFCCPDPGRSGDSFLVMCEVLNSDGTPHRTNGRATILDDDDDFWFGFEQEYTIWNLDTNKPIGFPVEGFPAPQGPYYCSVGSGKAIGREIVEEHLQMCLDAGLNVEGINAEVMMGQWEFQIFAKSAKRAGDEVWLARYLLERVAESHAVSINWHCKPVQGDWNGSGMHANFSNDLLRTCGSREVYEQVCVAFEPRIKEHIDVYGADNDQRLTGLHETQSIDKFSYGVSDRGASIRIPIATVEGGWKGWLEDRRPASNADPYMVASAIINTVRSAKVGATT, encoded by the coding sequence ATGACGAAGAGCAAGTTGGAGTACATTTGGTTGGACGGCTATCAGCCGACTCAAACCTTGCGGAGCAAAACAAAGGTTGTCGACGACTTCAGCGGAAAAGTTGAAGACGCCGAGGTATGGTCCTTCGACGGATCGTCAACGCAGCAAGCCGCAGGTAGCTCCAGTGATTGCTTGCTGAAGCCTGTGTTCTGCTGTCCCGACCCAGGTCGATCGGGCGATTCTTTCCTGGTCATGTGTGAAGTATTGAATTCAGACGGCACCCCACACCGTACCAACGGTCGGGCGACGATCCTGGATGATGATGACGATTTCTGGTTCGGTTTCGAACAGGAATACACGATCTGGAATCTTGACACCAACAAACCAATCGGCTTCCCGGTTGAAGGTTTCCCCGCTCCGCAGGGACCTTACTACTGTAGCGTTGGGTCTGGCAAAGCAATCGGTCGCGAAATCGTTGAAGAACATCTTCAGATGTGCCTCGACGCTGGCTTGAACGTTGAAGGTATCAACGCGGAAGTCATGATGGGCCAGTGGGAATTCCAGATCTTCGCCAAGAGCGCAAAGCGTGCAGGCGACGAAGTTTGGTTGGCGCGTTACTTGCTCGAACGAGTGGCTGAATCTCACGCCGTTTCGATCAACTGGCACTGCAAGCCTGTCCAAGGGGACTGGAATGGTAGTGGCATGCACGCAAACTTCTCGAACGACCTGCTCCGCACCTGCGGTAGCCGCGAAGTTTACGAGCAAGTTTGTGTCGCCTTCGAACCACGTATCAAAGAACACATCGACGTTTACGGTGCAGACAACGATCAGCGTCTGACCGGACTTCACGAAACCCAGTCGATCGACAAGTTCAGCTACGGTGTTTCCGATCGCGGTGCTTCGATCCGGATTCCAATCGCAACCGTCGAAGGTGGCTGGAAGGGTTGGTTGGAAGACCGTCGTCCAGCTTCCAACGCAGATCCATACATGGTTGCTTCGGCAATCATCAACACGGTCCGCAGTGCTAAAGTCGGCGCAACGACCTAA